TGGGATTAACCTCATACCTATGCCTATGTCTTTCCGTAATTTCCGTAGTACCATAAATAGCGTAGGCTATTGTATCCTTAATAATGTTTATCCTCCTATTACCAAGTATCATGGTACCACCCAACTCCTCAACATTTTTCTCCTCTGGCGTTATGTCAATGACTGGGTATGGAGTATTTGGATCAACCTCTGTCGTGTGAGCACCCTTAAGACCAGCAACATTCCTTGCAAATTCTACAACGGCAAGCTGCATACCATAGCATATGCCTAGAAATGGAATGTTATTCTCACGTACATACCTTATAGCCTCAATCTTACCCTCAACACCCCTGGCACCAAATCCTGGCAATACAATTACTGCATCCGCATTGTTAAGCTCGGCAATCTTAACATGATCCTTCTCTATATCCTCAGTATCGCACCAAATAATGTTTGGCTTAAGCCTTAACTTAGCGGCCGCATGTTTAATAGCCTCAACAATGCTTATATAAGAATCATGAAGCTTAACGTATTTACCGCACATATAGATATTAATAACCTCCTCACTATTTTCAAGGGCATTAACAAAGGTTATCCAATCACCAAGCTTAGGTTCTACCTGCGTTAATCCAAGTTTACTCAATAAGTATTTTCCTAAACCTTGTTCTTCAAGAATTAATGGTACTTTATATATAGTATCTACATCATATGACGTGAAAACCGCGTTAATAGGTACGTTCGTAAACAACGAAATCTTCCTTCTTGTCTGCTCATCCAATGACCTAGGTGACCTAGCAATTATTATATCAGGTTGAATACCAACCCTCCTGAGTTCAGCAACACTATGCTGTAACGGCTTTGTCTTAAGTTCACCGGTAGTTGATAATATGGGAACTAAGGCAACATGAACGAATAGCACATCACTAGGCATTTCAAGTCTCATTTGCCTGGCGGCTTCAAGGAATGGTAATCCCTCGTAATCGCCCACCGTACCTCCAATCTCTATTAAAACAATATCTGGCTTTTCCCTTTTTGTTACAAGAAGTATTCTTCTCTTAATCTCCTCGATAACGTGTGGTATTAATTGAACAGTTTGACCAAGATACTTACCCTTACGCTCCCTCCTTATAACAGTATAATACACCTGGCCGCTGGTTATGTTGTGATATTTCGGAACCTCTATGTCTAGGAATCGTTCATAATGACCTAGGTCAAGGTCTGTCTCACCGCCATCGAACGTCACAAAGACCTCGCCGTGTTGAAATGGATTCATTGTTCCAGCATCAACATTTAAGTATGGATCTATTTTGATTGCAGTTACATGATAGCCCCTTGCTTGTAGGATTTTTCCAATTGATGCCGTTGTGATACCCTTACCTAAACCTGATAATACGCCACCAGTTACAAAGATGTACTTTGTCGTCATAATAAGCACGGTACAGCTTAATATTTAATACTTTCTTTTATACTGAATAGATTACTACTTCTTATTTTTCGTTAATTCCTCATAAACCCCCGTTATTATTTCATGCCTCCTCCTTACTTTCCTCTCTAAATCATATAACTCAGTTCTCATTTTATAGAGATCAGTCCTTAGCTTATTCATTCTATTAATTAAGTCTAATTCGGTGGGTGATAATAAATACTCAAGCTTTGTATCCGGCTTTAGGGTCCTTAATATTAAATATATGTCTAGTTTACTGAAGCCCTTGCTCCGTAATTCATTCACAATGCTCTTTATGTCCTTAGCTTGTGAAATTGAAAGCATTCGAAACCACCCTCTGAAGATCATTTACAAACCCACTTAGTGCATTATTAACGGAGCCCTGTAAATGAGTTATACCTGTCACGGCATTGCCGAACAATCCACTAATTAATGATACCAGGGCTACAAGCACTGCCATTGATATTGCTATAAGTAAAACTTCCTCAATGAATATATCCCCCCTCCTTCTCCTTATTTTTATGCTCATCACTATTAATAACTCAATTTTATATATAAGGCACTACACCTAGTTAATGACCCTAACACCTTTCCTAAAACCAATCTTCTTAATTATATAGGGTATTAATATCG
This is a stretch of genomic DNA from Vulcanisaeta moutnovskia 768-28. It encodes these proteins:
- a CDS encoding CTP synthase → MTTKYIFVTGGVLSGLGKGITTASIGKILQARGYHVTAIKIDPYLNVDAGTMNPFQHGEVFVTFDGGETDLDLGHYERFLDIEVPKYHNITSGQVYYTVIRRERKGKYLGQTVQLIPHVIEEIKRRILLVTKREKPDIVLIEIGGTVGDYEGLPFLEAARQMRLEMPSDVLFVHVALVPILSTTGELKTKPLQHSVAELRRVGIQPDIIIARSPRSLDEQTRRKISLFTNVPINAVFTSYDVDTIYKVPLILEEQGLGKYLLSKLGLTQVEPKLGDWITFVNALENSEEVINIYMCGKYVKLHDSYISIVEAIKHAAAKLRLKPNIIWCDTEDIEKDHVKIAELNNADAVIVLPGFGARGVEGKIEAIRYVRENNIPFLGICYGMQLAVVEFARNVAGLKGAHTTEVDPNTPYPVIDITPEEKNVEELGGTMILGNRRINIIKDTIAYAIYGTTEITERHRHRYEVNPKFFDLLKEKGLVFSAWRADVPRVEIIEIPSHYFFVATQFHPEFRSRPLRPHPLFAALLNAAYSRKRGMPSPYSINTTVYA